GATCGCTGCGTTACGACTGTGATAGCGATGCCTTACTCGTGAGCGTCGAACAAATTGGTGATGTTGCGTGTCACACCGGCGAGCGCAGTTGTTTTCACCGCGTTGACGGGCAGGTTGTCCCTCCTCCTGCGGATACTTTGTCACAGCTTTTTGCAGTGATTTGCGATCGCCGCGATTATCCTATCGAAGATTCTTACACCTGTAAGCTGTTAGCGAATGGCGATAACAAAATCTTAAAAAAGCTCGGTGAGGAAACCGCCGAAGTGGTTATGGCTTGTAAAGATAATGACGCTGAAGCAATTGCCTCTGAAGTTGCTGATTTGCTTTATCACGCGCTTGTTGCGTTGGCACATCACAACGTTGAACTTAAAGACGTTTTTCGCAAGCTACAAGAACGTCGTCGTTGATTCTGTACTGTGGAGTAAAATTTCTTGGGTATGTGGTATGATTTATTTATATCATAATAGGAATCTAATCAATTCCAAAATTTTAGAATAGATTTCCATTATGAGAAACATAATATCAGAAATCTTGAGAGCTGTCTAGCTAGACATTTAAAATAATTGTTTTTTCTTAGAGCTATACACAAGTTGGTTGAGGTAGTGCAGAATTGCGATTGTGAGAAAAACACTG
The DNA window shown above is from Chroococcidiopsis sp. TS-821 and carries:
- the hisIE gene encoding bifunctional phosphoribosyl-AMP cyclohydrolase/phosphoribosyl-ATP diphosphatase HisIE produces the protein MSVDREVLSQAIPVEKIRYDDRGLVPAIVQDYLDGTILMMAWMNRESLQKTLETGETWFWSRSRAELWHKGATSGHIQKVRSLRYDCDSDALLVSVEQIGDVACHTGERSCFHRVDGQVVPPPADTLSQLFAVICDRRDYPIEDSYTCKLLANGDNKILKKLGEETAEVVMACKDNDAEAIASEVADLLYHALVALAHHNVELKDVFRKLQERRR